One window of Leopardus geoffroyi isolate Oge1 chromosome B3, O.geoffroyi_Oge1_pat1.0, whole genome shotgun sequence genomic DNA carries:
- the LOC123583474 gene encoding chymase-like isoform X4 yields the protein MVTLGAHNIQKKEDTWQKLEVIKQFPHPKYDDSALLHDIMLLKLKEKANLTLAVGTLPLPPQFNVIPPGRMCRVAGWGRIQVKEPGSGTLREVKQRLMNPQACRHYRTFDHNLQLCVGNPRKTNSAFEGDSGGPLLCAGVAQGIVSHGRKNAKPPAVFTRISHYRPWINEVLKQN from the exons ATGGTCACACTTGGAGCCCAtaacatacaaaagaaagaagatacatggcagaagcttgaggtCATAAAACAATTTCCTCACCCAAAATATGATGACAGTGCTCTTCTCCATGACATCATGTTACTGAAG TTGAAGGAGAAAGCTAACCTGACCCTGGCCGTGGGGACGCTCCCCCTTCCGCCCCAGTTCAACGTCATCCCACCCGGGAGAATGTGCCGGGTGGCTGGCTGGGGAAGAATACAAGTGAAGGAACCAGGCTCTGGTACTCTGCGAGAGGTGAAGCAGAGGCTCATGAATCCCCAAGCCTGCAGACACTACAGAACTTTCGACCACAACCTCCAATTGTGTGTTGGCAATCCCAGGAAGACAAACTCTGCATTTGAG ggAGATTCCGGGGGCCCTCTTCtgtgtgctggggtggctcagggcATCGTCTCCCATGGACGGAAGAATGCAAAGCCCCCTGCTGTCTTCACCCGGATCTCCCACTACCGGCCCTGGATCAATGAGGTCCTGAAGCAGAATtaa
- the LOC123583474 gene encoding chymase-like isoform X1, giving the protein MHFLPLALLLLLLCSRAEAGMEQVETRTWRTGPAQWKRSIEVPGTMAVGEIRGEIIGGTECKPHSRPYMAHLEIVTLQNRPVFCGGFLIRRNFVLTAAHCAGRSIMVTLGAHNIQKKEDTWQKLEVIKQFPHPKYDDSALLHDIMLLKLKEKANLTLAVGTLPLPPQFNVIPPGRMCRVAGWGRIQVKEPGSGTLREVKQRLMNPQACRHYRTFDHNLQLCVGNPRKTNSAFEGDSGGPLLCAGVAQGIVSHGRKNAKPPAVFTRISHYRPWINEVLKQN; this is encoded by the exons ATGCATTTTCTTCCTCTCGCCCTGctgctccttctcctctgctccAGAGCTGAAGCTG GTATGGAGCAGGTTGAAACCAGGACCTGGAGAACTGGCCCTGCCCAGTGGAAGAGGAGCATTGAGGTCCCAGGCACAATGGCAGTGGGGGAAATCCGAG GAGAGATCATCGGGGGCACAGAGTGCAAGCCACACTCCCGCCCTTACATGGCCCACCTGGAAATTGTCACTCTCCAGAATAGACCGGTATTTTGCGGTGGTTTCCTGATAAGACGGAACTTTGTGCTGACGGCTGCTCACTGTGCAGGAAG GTCCATAATGGTCACACTTGGAGCCCAtaacatacaaaagaaagaagatacatggcagaagcttgaggtCATAAAACAATTTCCTCACCCAAAATATGATGACAGTGCTCTTCTCCATGACATCATGTTACTGAAG TTGAAGGAGAAAGCTAACCTGACCCTGGCCGTGGGGACGCTCCCCCTTCCGCCCCAGTTCAACGTCATCCCACCCGGGAGAATGTGCCGGGTGGCTGGCTGGGGAAGAATACAAGTGAAGGAACCAGGCTCTGGTACTCTGCGAGAGGTGAAGCAGAGGCTCATGAATCCCCAAGCCTGCAGACACTACAGAACTTTCGACCACAACCTCCAATTGTGTGTTGGCAATCCCAGGAAGACAAACTCTGCATTTGAG ggAGATTCCGGGGGCCCTCTTCtgtgtgctggggtggctcagggcATCGTCTCCCATGGACGGAAGAATGCAAAGCCCCCTGCTGTCTTCACCCGGATCTCCCACTACCGGCCCTGGATCAATGAGGTCCTGAAGCAGAATtaa
- the LOC123583474 gene encoding chymase-like isoform X3 has protein sequence MHFLPLALLLLLLCSRAEAGEIIGGTECKPHSRPYMAHLEIVTLQNRPVFCGGFLIRRNFVLTAAHCAGRSIMVTLGAHNIQKKEDTWQKLEVIKQFPHPKYDDSALLHDIMLLKLKEKANLTLAVGTLPLPPQFNVIPPGRMCRVAGWGRIQVKEPGSGTLREVKQRLMNPQACRHYRTFDHNLQLCVGNPRKTNSAFEGDSGGPLLCAGVAQGIVSHGRKNAKPPAVFTRISHYRPWINEVLKQN, from the exons ATGCATTTTCTTCCTCTCGCCCTGctgctccttctcctctgctccAGAGCTGAAGCTG GAGAGATCATCGGGGGCACAGAGTGCAAGCCACACTCCCGCCCTTACATGGCCCACCTGGAAATTGTCACTCTCCAGAATAGACCGGTATTTTGCGGTGGTTTCCTGATAAGACGGAACTTTGTGCTGACGGCTGCTCACTGTGCAGGAAG GTCCATAATGGTCACACTTGGAGCCCAtaacatacaaaagaaagaagatacatggcagaagcttgaggtCATAAAACAATTTCCTCACCCAAAATATGATGACAGTGCTCTTCTCCATGACATCATGTTACTGAAG TTGAAGGAGAAAGCTAACCTGACCCTGGCCGTGGGGACGCTCCCCCTTCCGCCCCAGTTCAACGTCATCCCACCCGGGAGAATGTGCCGGGTGGCTGGCTGGGGAAGAATACAAGTGAAGGAACCAGGCTCTGGTACTCTGCGAGAGGTGAAGCAGAGGCTCATGAATCCCCAAGCCTGCAGACACTACAGAACTTTCGACCACAACCTCCAATTGTGTGTTGGCAATCCCAGGAAGACAAACTCTGCATTTGAG ggAGATTCCGGGGGCCCTCTTCtgtgtgctggggtggctcagggcATCGTCTCCCATGGACGGAAGAATGCAAAGCCCCCTGCTGTCTTCACCCGGATCTCCCACTACCGGCCCTGGATCAATGAGGTCCTGAAGCAGAATtaa
- the LOC123583474 gene encoding chymase-like isoform X2: protein MEQVETRTWRTGPAQWKRSIEVPGTMAVGEIRGEIIGGTECKPHSRPYMAHLEIVTLQNRPVFCGGFLIRRNFVLTAAHCAGRSIMVTLGAHNIQKKEDTWQKLEVIKQFPHPKYDDSALLHDIMLLKLKEKANLTLAVGTLPLPPQFNVIPPGRMCRVAGWGRIQVKEPGSGTLREVKQRLMNPQACRHYRTFDHNLQLCVGNPRKTNSAFEGDSGGPLLCAGVAQGIVSHGRKNAKPPAVFTRISHYRPWINEVLKQN from the exons ATGGAGCAGGTTGAAACCAGGACCTGGAGAACTGGCCCTGCCCAGTGGAAGAGGAGCATTGAGGTCCCAGGCACAATGGCAGTGGGGGAAATCCGAG GAGAGATCATCGGGGGCACAGAGTGCAAGCCACACTCCCGCCCTTACATGGCCCACCTGGAAATTGTCACTCTCCAGAATAGACCGGTATTTTGCGGTGGTTTCCTGATAAGACGGAACTTTGTGCTGACGGCTGCTCACTGTGCAGGAAG GTCCATAATGGTCACACTTGGAGCCCAtaacatacaaaagaaagaagatacatggcagaagcttgaggtCATAAAACAATTTCCTCACCCAAAATATGATGACAGTGCTCTTCTCCATGACATCATGTTACTGAAG TTGAAGGAGAAAGCTAACCTGACCCTGGCCGTGGGGACGCTCCCCCTTCCGCCCCAGTTCAACGTCATCCCACCCGGGAGAATGTGCCGGGTGGCTGGCTGGGGAAGAATACAAGTGAAGGAACCAGGCTCTGGTACTCTGCGAGAGGTGAAGCAGAGGCTCATGAATCCCCAAGCCTGCAGACACTACAGAACTTTCGACCACAACCTCCAATTGTGTGTTGGCAATCCCAGGAAGACAAACTCTGCATTTGAG ggAGATTCCGGGGGCCCTCTTCtgtgtgctggggtggctcagggcATCGTCTCCCATGGACGGAAGAATGCAAAGCCCCCTGCTGTCTTCACCCGGATCTCCCACTACCGGCCCTGGATCAATGAGGTCCTGAAGCAGAATtaa